The following are from one region of the Hypanus sabinus isolate sHypSab1 chromosome 14, sHypSab1.hap1, whole genome shotgun sequence genome:
- the LOC132404502 gene encoding granzyme A-like: protein MKDDIMLLQLETDAKINQYVNVLNLPKGGITDMKSGTRCTVAGWGKTKINNYSDTLQEVKVEVIDRGECKAMYGSIITQDMICVGDSEGRKNACRGDSGGPLICDKMYTGIVSFVQKGCPYPQIPGVYTLLTKKYIDWIRDTIG, encoded by the exons ATGAAAGATGATATCATGCTGCTGCAA CTCGAGACTGATGCAAAAATCAACCAGTATGTGAATGTGCTCAACCTTCCCAAAGGAGGAATCACCGACATGAAATCTGGAACAAGGTGCACCGTGGCAGGATggggaaaaacaaaaataaacaattaCTCTGACACACTTCAAGAGGTGAAGGTCGAGGTAATTGATCGAGGAGAATGCAAAGCCATGTATGGATCTATAATAACCCAGGACATGATCTGTGTTGGTGACAGCGAAGGCAGAAAGAATGCATGTCGT GGTGATTCAGGCGGCCCTTTGATATGTGACAAAATGTATACTGGGATTGTGTCCTTTGTCCAAAAAGGATGTCCATATCCCCAAATACCTGGGGTGTACACTTTACTAACAAAGAAATACATTGATTGGATTCGGGATACAATTGGTTGA